From one Deltaproteobacteria bacterium genomic stretch:
- a CDS encoding VWA domain-containing protein, giving the protein QPPTYAFDLNVSVAAGMPIRALASPSHAIRTAWGPGRREARVQLDPSEALGGNRDFVLRYRLADADLASGMLLYDGGDERFFLMTVQPPPRPPADMVPPREYVFIVDVSGSMSGFPLDTAKALMRDLVAGLRPTDQFDVVLFAGASSVYSDVSVPAARDRIADALAWIDRQGAGGGTELLPALQTAFDLPQPRAGVARTFVVITDGYIAEEPEVFDTIRRRAGDANVFAFGIGDGVNRHLIEGIARAGRGEPFVVDYPGSATAAAARFRDYVAAPVLTDIEIAFDGFDAYDVEPIAPPDVFAQRPLVVFGKWRGTPRGTIRVTGVSGRGRFVDTLDVGQFTPDPRNRALALLWARDRIARLSDYATGDAHRDEVLALGLRYNLLTKYTSFVAVHHVVRAAQAAVPVDQPLPLPAGVSDTAIGVGSEPPLAPLLAALALAAAFVAARRRREAP; this is encoded by the coding sequence CCAGCCGCCCACCTACGCGTTCGATCTGAACGTGTCCGTCGCCGCGGGCATGCCGATCCGAGCGCTGGCGTCGCCGTCGCACGCGATCCGCACCGCGTGGGGGCCGGGCAGGCGCGAGGCCCGCGTCCAGCTCGACCCGAGCGAGGCGCTCGGCGGCAACCGCGACTTCGTGCTGCGCTATCGTCTCGCCGACGCCGACCTCGCGTCCGGCATGCTGCTGTACGACGGCGGCGACGAGCGGTTCTTTCTGATGACGGTGCAGCCGCCGCCGCGCCCACCGGCGGACATGGTGCCGCCGCGCGAGTACGTGTTCATCGTCGACGTGTCCGGGTCGATGTCCGGTTTCCCGCTCGACACAGCCAAGGCGTTGATGCGCGACCTCGTCGCCGGGCTGCGGCCGACCGACCAGTTCGACGTCGTGCTGTTCGCCGGCGCGTCGTCCGTCTACAGCGACGTGTCGGTGCCCGCAGCGCGCGACCGGATCGCCGACGCGCTGGCGTGGATCGATCGGCAAGGCGCGGGCGGCGGCACCGAGCTTCTGCCGGCGCTGCAGACCGCGTTCGACCTGCCGCAGCCGAGGGCCGGCGTCGCGCGCACGTTCGTCGTGATCACCGACGGCTACATCGCCGAAGAACCCGAGGTGTTCGACACGATCCGCCGCCGCGCGGGCGACGCCAACGTGTTCGCGTTCGGCATCGGCGACGGCGTCAACCGCCACCTGATCGAAGGGATCGCGCGCGCCGGCCGCGGCGAGCCGTTCGTCGTGGACTACCCCGGCAGCGCGACGGCCGCCGCCGCGCGGTTTCGCGACTACGTCGCCGCGCCCGTGCTCACCGACATCGAGATCGCGTTCGACGGCTTCGACGCGTACGACGTCGAGCCGATCGCGCCGCCGGACGTGTTCGCCCAACGGCCCTTGGTCGTGTTCGGCAAGTGGCGCGGGACGCCGCGCGGGACGATCCGCGTCACCGGCGTGTCCGGCCGCGGCCGCTTCGTCGACACGCTCGACGTCGGCCAGTTCACGCCCGACCCGCGCAACCGCGCGCTCGCCCTGCTGTGGGCGCGCGACCGCATCGCGCGCCTGTCCGACTACGCGACCGGCGACGCCCACCGCGACGAAGTGCTCGCCCTCGGCCTGCGCTACAACCTGCTCACCAAGTACACGTCGTTCGTCGCGGTCCATCACGTCGTGCGCGCGGCGCAGGCCGCCGTCCCGGTCGATCAACCGCTGCCGCTGCCCGCCGGCGTGAGCGACACCGCGATCGGGGTCGGCTCCGAGCCGCCGCTGGCGCCCCTTCTGGCCGCGCTCGCGCTCGCGGCGGCGTTCGTTGCGGCGCGCCGCCGCCGGGAGGCCCCGTGA